The following proteins come from a genomic window of Megalobrama amblycephala isolate DHTTF-2021 linkage group LG1, ASM1881202v1, whole genome shotgun sequence:
- the LOC125247582 gene encoding hepatocyte cell adhesion molecule-like gives MPKNIYLTWTVYFLLVVLLESGVFVADAVKSESVTEGESVSLNSSFTQIHRDEEIEWRFGEFLIARVKNNRSVFYNKTAEGRFRDRLKLDHQTGSLTIINSRTTDSGLKVSRDTTINTINLTVYARLPVPVISRDSSLNSSSSSSSCSLVCSSVNVSHVTLSWFKGNSVLSSIRVSDLSSRSDLLLHLECVDDSYSCVLNNPIRNQTQHLNNTQLCHTCAAVSRTVLISAAAAGSLLIVAAVGIFCICRKHRNTHREETRAEEITDPTFNRRNRNKSRATVEDNVEYTSVPHES, from the exons atgccaaaaaatatatatttgacatggacagtttattttcttctaGTTGTTCTCCTGGAGTCTG gtgtgtttgttgctgatgcagtgaagtcagagtcagtgactgagggagaatcagtctctctgaactctagtttcactcaaatacaCAGAGATGAAGAGATCGAGTGGAGGTTTGGTGAATTTCTCATAGCTCGAGTAAAGAACAACAGGagtgtgttttataataaaacagCTGaagggagattcagagacagactgaaactggatcatcagactggatctctgaccatcatcaACAGCAGAACCACAGACTCTGGACTTAAAGTCTCCAGAGACACAACGATCAACACGATCAATCTCACTGTCTATG ctcgtctgcctgttcctgtcatcagcagagACTCTTCACTAAactcttcatcatcttcatcatcatgttcattggtgtgttcatctgtgaatgtgagtcatgtgactctctcctggttcAAAGGAAACAGtgtattgtccagcatcagagtgtctgatctcagcagcCGGTCTGATCTTCTTCTCCATCTGGAGTGTGTGGATGAttcctacagctgtgtgctgaacaatcccatcagaaACCAGACTCAACACCTCAACAACACTCagctctgtcacacatgtgctGCAG TCTCTCGGACAGTGCTgatctctgctgctgctgctggatcTCTGTTGATTGTTGCTGCTGTCGGGATCTTCTGCATCTGCAggaaacacagaaacacacacagagaag AGACTCGAGCAGAAGAAATCACTGATCCCACATTCAACagaagaaacagaaataaatcg AGAGCTACAGTGGAGGATAATGTGGAGTACACAAGCGTGCCACacgagtcctga